A section of the Pleuronectes platessa chromosome 7, fPlePla1.1, whole genome shotgun sequence genome encodes:
- the zgc:101540 gene encoding hsFATP2a_ACSVL_like domain-containing protein — MYMWFTVLAGLALLSLPVITTLFPYWAADLTYILRSLRLGVRLIKYKKSKSFYSILDCFLDAAKRHPDKIFLRFEGRDFSYGDVDQRSNKVARALQAAARLQEGDAVALFLPNEPSFVWIWLGLSKLGCPSALLNFNIRSRSLLHCFSCSGAKVIITSPELQDAVEEVLPTLREQGISVYILSDSCSVQGIQSLSDKISKASDQPLSRDLRANINIKSTALYIYTSGTTGSPKAAVVTHERVWAASFIQAACGITADDIFYINLPLYHSAGFLIGLSGAIERGMTVVLKRKFSASQFWDDCRKYNVTVVQYIGETMRYLCNTPKRGNDKSHKVKMAIGNGVREDIWSEFLNRFGAIQVRELYAATEGNIGFINYTSKIGAVGRLNFVHRLFFPYTLIKFDIENEEPVRNSEGLCIEAARGETGLLVGKITKRSPFIGYAGNQKQNEKKRLHNVMKKGDMYFNTGDLLRFDHENFVYFMDRVGDTFRWKGENVATSEVADNLTKAHCIFEANVYGVEVKGHEGRIGMAAITLKEGEDFDCSDVYKQVVDNLPGYARPRFIRIQPCLEMTGTFKMRKVRLVQEGFDPAQIEDRLYFLDPERKSYVPLTEEINRAIASKEIKL, encoded by the exons ATGTACATGTGGTTCACCGTGCTGGCCGGACTGGCTCTGCTATCCCTGCCGGTCATCACAACACTTTTCCCGTACTGGGCCGCggacctgacgtacatcctgcggAGCCTCAGACTCGGCGTCCGGCTCATCAAGTACAAGAAGAGCAAGAGTTTCTACAGCATTCTGGACTGCTTCTTGGACGCGGCCAAGAGACACCCGGATAAAATCTTCCTGCGCTTCGAGGGCCGGGACTTTTCTTACGGAGATGTGGACCAGCGGAGCAACAAGGTGGCCCGAGCCCTGCAGGCGGCCGCCCGGCTGCAGGAGGGGGACGCGGTGGCCCTGTTTCTCCCCAACGAGCCCAGCTTCGTGTGGATCTGGCTCGGCTTGTCCAAACTGGGGTGTCCCTCAGCCCTGCTGAACTTCAACATCCGGTCCAGGTCCCTGCTGCACTGCTTCTCCTGCTCCGGGGCCAAGGTCATCATCACGTCCCCAG AGCTGCAGGACGCTGTGGAGGAGGTTCTACCGACACTCAGGGAGCAGGGGATCAGTGTCTATATCCTGTCGGACAGCTGCAGTGTCCAGGGCATACAGTCTTTGTCTGACAAGATCTCCAAGGCCTCAGATCAGCCTCTGTCCCGGGACCTCAGAGCCAATATCAATATCAAGAGCACCGCTCTGTACATCTACACGTCAGGCACCACAG GTTCCCCAAAAGCAGCGGTTGTCACCCATGAGAGGGTTTGGGCCGCCTCCTTCATCCAGGCAGCGTGCGGGATCACCGCAGACGACATCTTCTACATCAATCTTCCTCTGTATCACAGCGCGGGCTTCCTCATCGGGCTGTCAGGAGCCATTGAGAGAG GTATGACCGTGGTTCTGAAGAGGAagttctctgcctctcagtTCTGGGACGACTGCAGGAAATACAACGTGACGGTGGTGCAGTACATCGGTGAAACCATGCGCTACCTCTGCAACACGCCCAAG AGGGGCAACGACAAGAGCCACAAAGTGAAGATGGCCATCGGGAACGGAGTCCGGGAGGACATTTGGTCGGAGTTCCTGAATCGCTTCGGTGCCATTCAAGTCCGAGAGTTGTACGCTGCCACAGAGGGAAACATCGGCTTCATTAACTACACATCCAAGATTGGAGCGGTGGGGCGACTCAACTTTGTCCACAGG TTATTCTTCCCCTACACTTTGATCAAGTTTGACATTGAGAACGAGGAGCCTGTCAGAAACTCGGAGGGTCTGTGCATCGAAGCAGCCAGAG GGGAGACCGGACTTTTGGTGGGAAAGATAACTAAGCGGTCTCCCTTCATTGGATACGCTGGTAACCAGAAACAGAACGAGAAGAAGAGGCTCCACAACGTGATGAAAAAGGGCGACATGTACTTCAACACGGGGGATCTGCTCCGGTTTGACCACGAGAACTTTGTGTACTTCATGGACCGAGTCGGTGACACTTTCAG ATGGAAAGGAGAGAACGTTGCCACATCAGAGGTCGCAGACAATCTCACAAAGGCTCATTGCATTTTCGAGGCAAACGTCTACGGTGTTGAagttaaag GTCATGAAGGTCGAATCGGCATGGCAGCTATCACTCTGAAGGAAGGAGAAGATTTCGACTGCTCCGACGTCTACAAGCAGGTGGTCGACAACCTCCCAGGATACGCCAGACCTCGATTCATCAGAATTCAG CCCTGCCTGGAGATGACGGGGACGTTCAAGATGAGGAAAGTGAGGTTGGTGCAGGAAGGATTCGACCCGGCTCAGATCGAAGATCGTCTGTACTTCCTGGATCCTGAGAGAAAGAGCTACGTCCCGCTGACGGAGGAGATCAACCGAGCGATAGCGTCGAAGGAAATCAAACTCTAA
- the LOC128445029 gene encoding long-chain fatty acid transport protein 2 — translation MLLWTLCAAVLLLGLLFLRFPYLHLDLQHVLSKVRTGRQIRKHIQSNYTVLDRFLDAVRTHPHKPYLRFKDETFTYRDADALSNQAARVFVQSGRLKQGDTVAMFVGNEPMFLWLWLGLAKIGCPAAFLNHNVRSKSLLHCFSCCGASTLVAAAELQDAVEEILPSLLEQQVTVYILSDTSMTVGMESFTDKMSLASSEPLSKDLRSHVTLHSPAAYIYTSGTTGLPKAAVITHTKLWFLSWLQRTSGVNSSDVIYVSLPLYHSTGFLGCTGAIERGITVALRSKFSASQFWDDCRKYNVTVVQYIGEIMRYLCNTPKRPNDRDHRVRLALGNGIRADVWREFNSRFGKIQIREFYGATEGNIALHNYTGKIGAVGRDSFLNRMIFPICVIKYNVETEEPVRDSSGFCIKAGKGESGLLVSEISMRTPFFGYARDLQQTEKKKLHDVVKKGDVYFNTGDLLRVDEEGFIYFDDRVGDTFRWKGENVATTEVADVMTVADCIEEANVYGIKVPGQEGRAGMAAVTLRDGQKFDSADVFKHVENFLPAYARPRFIRIQSSIKVTGTFKHLKGKLVEEGFDPNLITDPIYFLDEKERNYIPLTLDVFNGVTSGKIKI, via the exons ATGCTCCTCTGGACCCTGTGTGCAGCTGTGCTCCTGCTcggtctcctcttcctccgcttcCCTTACCTCCACCTGGACCTCCAACACGTTTTGAGCAAAGTCCGAACTGGACGCCAGATCCGGAAACACATCCAGAGCAACTACACCGTCCTGGACCGGTTCCTGGACGCGGTGAGGACGCACCCGCACAAACCGTACCTCCGTTTCAAGGATGAGACGTTCACGTACCGGGACGCGGACGCGCTCAGCAACCAGGCCGCCAGAGTGTTCGTGCAGAGCGGCCGCCTGAAGCAGGGCGACACGGTGGCGATGTTCGTGGGAAACGAGCCCATGTTCCTGTGGCTGTGGCTCGGCCTGGCGAAGATCGGATGCCCCGCTGCGTTCCTCAACCACAACGTCAGATCCAAGTCCCTGTTGCACTGCTTCAGCTGCTGCGGAGCTTCGACCCTGGTGGCTGCTGCAG AGTTGCAGGATGCAGTAGAGGAGATCCTGCCCAGTCTGCTGGAGCAGCAGGTCACTGTTTACATCCTATCTGATACGAGCATGACCGTCGGCATGGAGAGCTTCACAGATAAGATGAGCCTGGCCTCTTCTGAGCCCCTGTCCAAGGATCTAAGGTCCCACGTGACCCTGCACAGTCCAGCAGCCTACATATACACATCTGGAACAACAG GTCTCCCTAAAGCAGCGGTGATCACTCACACCAAGCTGTGGTTCTTATCTTGGCTTCAGCGCACATCAGGAGTGAACTCCAGTGATGTGATCTACGTCAGCCTCCCTCTGTATCACAGCACCGGCTTCCTCGGCTGCACCGGAGCCATTGAGAGAG GTATCACTGTGGCTTTGAGGAGTAAATTTTCTGCCTCTCAGTTTTGGGATGATTGCAGAAAATATAACGTTACTGTCGTGCAGTACATCGGTGAGATCATGCGTTACCTCTGCAACACACCAAAG AGACCCAACGATCGGGACCACCGAGTCAGACTCGCGCTGGGCAACGGGATCCGAGCTGATGTCTGGAGGGAATTCAACAGCAGGTTTGGGAAAATCCAAATCCGAGAGTTTTATGGAGCGACAGAAGGGAACATTGCTCTTCACAATTACACCGGCAAGATCGGCGCTGTGGGGCGAGACTCCTTCCTCAACAGG ATGATTTTCCCAATCTGTGTGATCAAATACAACGTAGAGACAGAAGAACCTGTGCGGGATTCATCTGGGTTCTGCATAAAGGCTGGGAAAG GTGAGTCTGGACTGTTGGTATCTGAAATATCCATGAGGACTCCATTCTTTGGTTATGCCAGAgacctgcagcagacagagaagaagaagctgcacgACGTCGTCAAGAAAGGAGACGTGTACTTCAACACTGGCGACCTGCTGCGTGTCGATGAGGAGGGTTTCATCTATTTTGACGATCGAGTCGGTGACACGTTCAG ATGGAAAGGAGAAAATGTGGCCACAACTGAGGTGGCTGACGTCATGACGGTGGCTGACTGCATCGAAGAGGCCAACGTGTACGGAATTAAAGTGCCAG GTCAGGAGGGGAGGGCTGGGATGGCTGCTGTCACATTAAGAGATGGACAAAAGTTCGACTCTGCAGATGTTTTTAAACACGTTGAAAACTTCCTGCCAGCCTACGCACGACCACGGTTTATCAGGATTCAG AGTTCCATCAAGGTAACGGGCACGTTCAAGCATTTGAAGGggaagctggtggaggagggCTTCGACCCAAATCTAATAACAGACCCAATCTACTTCCtggatgagaaagagaggaatTACATCCCACTCACACTGGACGTCTTCAATGGAGTGACTTCAGGGAAAATCAAAATATAA